From a region of the Fischerella sp. JS2 genome:
- a CDS encoding phosphate ABC transporter substrate-binding protein: MSKSSQILASLAVGLAVCVCLQGCSSANQAANNPNKLQGKLVLTGSSTIAPLAAEIGKRFESEHPGVRIDVQSGGSSRGITDARQSVADIGMVSRALKPEEKDLKAFAIARDGVTVILHKDNPIASLSDKQIVDIYTGKVTNWKQVGGKDGLITVVNKAEGRSTLELFTHYFKLKNTDIKAQVVIGDNEQGIKTVAGNPNAIGYVSIGSAENSVTNGVSIKLLPVNGIAATTANVQNGTFPISRPLNLVTKTEPQGLTKEFLDFARSQQVSDIVKKQNFVVVSK; encoded by the coding sequence ATGAGCAAAAGTTCACAAATTCTAGCCTCCCTTGCAGTGGGGTTGGCAGTCTGTGTTTGTTTGCAAGGTTGTTCCTCGGCAAATCAAGCCGCAAATAATCCAAATAAGCTTCAGGGAAAACTAGTACTTACTGGCTCCAGTACAATTGCACCTTTAGCGGCTGAAATCGGTAAGCGCTTTGAATCTGAGCATCCCGGTGTACGAATTGATGTCCAATCAGGAGGTTCTTCTCGTGGTATTACTGATGCTCGCCAGAGTGTAGCTGATATTGGTATGGTTTCTCGTGCCTTGAAGCCGGAAGAAAAGGATTTAAAAGCATTTGCTATTGCTCGTGATGGCGTGACGGTGATTCTCCATAAAGACAATCCAATAGCATCTTTGAGTGACAAGCAGATTGTAGATATCTATACAGGCAAGGTCACGAATTGGAAGCAAGTAGGAGGGAAGGATGGGTTAATTACGGTTGTTAACAAAGCCGAAGGACGTTCGACATTGGAATTATTTACTCACTACTTCAAACTCAAAAACACAGATATCAAAGCGCAAGTAGTCATAGGTGACAATGAGCAGGGAATTAAGACAGTAGCAGGTAATCCCAATGCCATTGGTTATGTCTCAATAGGTTCGGCAGAAAATAGTGTAACCAATGGAGTCTCTATCAAACTGCTACCTGTAAATGGTATAGCTGCCACAACAGCGAATGTCCAAAACGGTACTTTTCCCATTTCTCGTCCACTTAACCTGGTAACAAAAACCGAACCCCAGGGACTGACAAAGGAATTTCTTGACTTCGCGCGATCGCAGCAGGTGAGTGACATTGTTAAAAAGCAAAACTTTGTTGTCGTTTCCAAATGA
- a CDS encoding DNA-3-methyladenine glycosylase 2 family protein — protein MNYLETLNENNFTHALNVLAAQDPDLEYILNTFGLPPLWIREPGFATLIQIILEQQVSLTSAKAVFAKLQAKISPITPEKFFQLDHTELKTIGFSRQKAIYGRLLAESIIAGQLDLDILNTMNDEDVRSILKQLKGIGDWTVDIYLLMALRRLDALPKGDLGLILAIQKVKKLAQRPTPQEIEIIAENWRPWRAVATRLLWHYYLSERSRIISSSMASDRFGH, from the coding sequence ATGAATTATTTAGAAACACTAAATGAAAACAACTTTACTCACGCATTGAATGTACTCGCAGCACAAGATCCAGACCTTGAATACATTCTCAATACTTTTGGCTTACCCCCATTGTGGATACGAGAACCAGGTTTTGCAACTCTCATCCAAATCATTCTCGAACAACAAGTTTCTCTCACTTCAGCCAAAGCAGTTTTTGCAAAATTGCAAGCAAAAATCTCACCAATTACTCCCGAAAAATTTTTTCAACTGGATCACACAGAATTAAAAACAATTGGTTTTAGTCGCCAAAAAGCTATTTATGGACGCTTGTTAGCAGAATCAATTATTGCTGGACAACTTGATTTAGACATTCTCAACACAATGAATGATGAAGATGTTCGTAGCATCCTCAAACAACTCAAAGGTATTGGAGATTGGACAGTAGACATATATTTATTAATGGCATTGCGGCGACTAGATGCTTTACCAAAGGGAGATTTAGGGTTAATATTGGCAATCCAAAAAGTGAAAAAATTAGCACAACGACCTACACCACAAGAAATCGAAATTATTGCTGAGAATTGGCGTCCTTGGAGAGCAGTAGCAACGCGGTTGTTGTGGCATTATTATTTGAGTGAGCGATCGCGAATTATTTCAAGCAGTATGGCAAGCGATCGCTTTGGTCATTAA
- a CDS encoding phosphate ABC transporter ATP-binding protein, with translation MKLEEVLIQTENLTLQYGQKTAFANVNLSVNAGKILALVGPSGCGKTSFLSCLNRLTDMIPQCRVKGRIRIGNLEVLSTKTNPIALRRQVGMIFQKPNPFPLSIWKNLELPLREHGIRDRHQIDAIIETSLKDVGLWDEVKDRLQTSALALSGGQQQRLCIARALGLQPQVLLLDEPCSALDPISSAVVEDLITSLRQRYTLLIVTHNLAQAKRIADKVALFWVQEGVGKLIESGSVQQIFEYPQHPLTAAYVTGARG, from the coding sequence ATGAAACTAGAGGAAGTATTGATTCAAACAGAAAATCTCACCCTACAATATGGTCAAAAAACCGCTTTTGCTAATGTCAATTTAAGTGTGAATGCAGGGAAAATTTTAGCATTGGTTGGGCCTTCTGGTTGTGGAAAAACTAGCTTTCTCAGTTGTCTAAATCGCTTGACAGATATGATTCCTCAGTGTCGGGTGAAGGGGCGAATTCGGATTGGTAATTTAGAAGTGCTAAGTACCAAAACAAATCCGATCGCACTGCGGCGGCAAGTCGGGATGATTTTTCAAAAGCCTAATCCCTTTCCTTTATCAATTTGGAAGAATTTAGAATTACCACTGCGAGAACATGGTATTCGCGATCGCCATCAAATTGATGCCATTATCGAGACAAGTCTCAAGGATGTAGGACTGTGGGATGAAGTCAAAGACAGACTGCAAACCTCAGCTTTGGCACTTTCTGGTGGACAACAACAGCGTTTGTGTATAGCTAGGGCTTTGGGTTTGCAACCACAAGTTTTACTATTAGATGAACCATGTAGCGCTCTTGATCCGATTTCCAGTGCAGTTGTCGAAGATTTAATTACTAGCTTGCGTCAACGGTATACATTATTAATTGTCACCCATAACTTAGCGCAAGCCAAACGCATCGCGGATAAAGTTGCCTTATTTTGGGTGCAAGAGGGTGTGGGAAAATTAATTGAATCCGGTTCAGTGCAGCAAATTTTTGAATATCCCCAACATCCCTTGACGGCTGCTTATGTAACAGGTGCGAGAGGTTGA
- the pstC gene encoding phosphate ABC transporter permease subunit PstC yields MTLLKSKTLLSFPNDQWLIWTLRLLAVIAGAIALLIIIFLILESLPVLNHVGLKRFFTDSSWNPTAGLYNLLPMLLGTLLAMVGSVLIATPIGILSAVFCQFYAPPVVARFYRSLIELLAGIPSVVYGFWGLVVLVPLIAKMHPPGASLLAGVAILTVMILPTIALVADASLAKVPTSYLQGAAALGLSRWGTIYKVVFPAAKSGLFTGLILETGRAIGETMAILMVCGNVVQVPKSIFDPIRTLTANIALEMAYATGDHRSALFVSGLVLMVMIVLLVAVAEVISQNSTS; encoded by the coding sequence GTGACATTGTTAAAAAGCAAAACTTTGTTGTCGTTTCCAAATGACCAGTGGTTAATTTGGACACTGCGGTTATTGGCAGTAATAGCAGGGGCGATCGCACTTTTAATCATCATCTTTCTGATTTTAGAATCCCTACCAGTCCTCAATCATGTCGGACTAAAACGCTTTTTTACTGACTCTTCTTGGAACCCAACCGCAGGGCTATATAATCTCTTGCCCATGTTACTAGGTACGCTGTTGGCAATGGTAGGCTCGGTGCTGATTGCTACACCTATCGGGATTTTGTCTGCTGTTTTTTGCCAATTTTACGCCCCGCCAGTAGTAGCAAGGTTCTACCGTAGCTTAATTGAACTATTAGCGGGAATTCCTTCTGTAGTCTATGGTTTCTGGGGATTGGTAGTACTAGTTCCCCTGATTGCTAAGATGCATCCACCAGGGGCAAGTTTATTGGCTGGTGTGGCGATTTTGACGGTGATGATTTTACCAACAATTGCGCTTGTAGCTGATGCGAGTCTTGCAAAAGTTCCTACATCTTACCTCCAGGGAGCAGCAGCTTTAGGCTTATCTCGTTGGGGAACTATTTATAAAGTAGTGTTTCCGGCTGCTAAATCGGGATTGTTCACAGGCTTAATTCTAGAAACAGGGCGAGCGATCGGTGAAACAATGGCAATTCTGATGGTGTGCGGGAATGTAGTACAGGTTCCCAAATCTATATTTGACCCCATCCGCACGCTAACAGCTAATATTGCCCTAGAAATGGCTTACGCTACAGGAGATCATCGTTCTGCACTATTTGTCAGTGGTTTGGTGTTGATGGTAATGATTGTGCTGTTAGTTGCGGTTGCGGAAGTTATCAGTCAGAATTCTACGAGCTAA
- a CDS encoding TIGR03885 family FMN-dependent LLM class oxidoreductase, with the protein MVKIGYHASHEQFKPSELLKYVQIAEQTSFTLALSSDHFHPWSEDQGQSGFAWSWLGAAMQATPELCYRVVCAPGQRYHPAIIAQAAATLAEMFPNRFWLTVGSGQAINEHITADKWPCKSDRNARLKECVDIIRALWAGETISHHGLVCVEEAKLYTRPVNLPLIIGAAITTETAEWLGSWADGLITISRPPHKLQKVVDAFRRGGGEGKPMILKVQLSYDRDEEIARQKAHQQWRNNIFKNIMMTELRTPQQFDAAGEFVKPQELDEHVRISAEPQQHIEWLQKDIALGFNELILHNVNREQEQFIEVFGEKVIPALA; encoded by the coding sequence ATGGTCAAGATTGGATATCATGCTTCCCATGAACAATTCAAACCTAGCGAACTGTTGAAGTATGTACAAATAGCAGAACAGACAAGCTTTACCCTTGCCCTTTCCTCCGACCATTTCCACCCTTGGAGTGAAGACCAGGGACAAAGTGGTTTCGCTTGGTCTTGGCTTGGTGCAGCCATGCAAGCAACACCTGAACTTTGCTATCGCGTTGTTTGCGCTCCCGGACAGCGATATCATCCTGCTATCATCGCCCAAGCAGCAGCAACTTTGGCAGAAATGTTTCCCAACCGCTTTTGGCTTACTGTAGGTAGTGGTCAAGCAATCAACGAACATATTACCGCAGACAAATGGCCCTGCAAAAGCGATCGCAACGCCCGCCTCAAAGAGTGTGTTGATATTATCCGCGCTCTTTGGGCAGGAGAAACTATCAGCCATCACGGTTTAGTATGTGTTGAAGAAGCAAAGCTTTATACCCGTCCAGTAAACCTTCCTCTCATTATTGGTGCTGCCATTACTACTGAAACAGCAGAATGGCTGGGTAGCTGGGCAGATGGATTGATTACTATATCTCGCCCCCCACACAAGTTACAAAAAGTTGTTGATGCTTTTCGGCGTGGCGGTGGAGAAGGTAAGCCAATGATTTTGAAAGTACAACTTTCTTATGACCGCGACGAGGAAATAGCACGACAAAAAGCGCATCAGCAGTGGCGCAATAATATCTTTAAAAACATAATGATGACAGAACTGCGAACTCCCCAACAATTTGATGCTGCTGGTGAGTTTGTCAAGCCACAGGAGCTAGATGAACACGTACGCATTTCGGCTGAGCCTCAGCAGCATATTGAGTGGTTGCAAAAAGATATTGCATTAGGGTTTAATGAATTGATTCTACATAACGTCAACCGCGAACAGGAGCAATTTATTGAAGTGTTTGGTGAGAAAGTTATTCCTGCTCTAGCGTAA
- a CDS encoding metalloregulator ArsR/SmtB family transcription factor: protein MKHSSKQVDCAEKLKVLADETRLAVLQLLINNPRYVGEMNAILGLEQSLLSHHLQVLRRANFVVGERDGKSVLYRLAPEVEVTTGKALNLGCCVLCFE, encoded by the coding sequence ATGAAACATAGCAGCAAGCAGGTTGACTGTGCAGAAAAGCTCAAGGTACTGGCAGACGAAACTCGTCTAGCAGTGTTACAGCTACTAATCAACAATCCCAGATATGTGGGAGAGATGAATGCAATTTTAGGCTTAGAACAAAGCCTGCTCTCCCATCATTTGCAAGTTCTACGTCGGGCAAATTTTGTTGTAGGAGAGCGTGATGGTAAATCAGTTCTATACCGCCTTGCTCCAGAAGTAGAAGTAACTACAGGCAAAGCTTTAAACCTTGGCTGTTGCGTCCTCTGTTTTGAATAA
- the chlP gene encoding geranylgeranyl reductase, whose protein sequence is MLSVKVKIGSKPLTLRVAVVGSGPAGSSAAETLAKAGIETYLFERKLDNAKPCGGAIPLCMVSEFDLPQDIIDRQVRKMKMISPSNREVDINLVKQEEYIGMCRREVLDGYLRNRAAKLGANLINATVHKLDIPRNNTDPYTIHYVDHTEGGAQGIANTLKVDLIIGADGANSRIAKEIDAGDYNYAIAFQERIRLPQEQMTYYNDLAEMYVGDDVSTDFYAWVFPKYDHVAVGTGTMHVNKASIKQLQAGIRARAARKLIGGQIIKVEAHPIPEHPRPRRVVGRVALVGDAAGYVTKSSGEGIYFAAKSGRMCAETIVEVSNGGTRIPTEADLKVYLKRWDKKYGLTYKVLDLLQTVFYRSDATREAFVEMCADLDVQKLTFDSYLYKTVVPANPITQLKITAKTIGSLIRGNALAP, encoded by the coding sequence ATGCTTTCGGTAAAAGTGAAGATTGGGAGTAAACCTTTGACACTACGGGTTGCTGTTGTTGGGTCAGGCCCAGCTGGCTCATCTGCCGCAGAAACTTTGGCAAAAGCTGGGATTGAAACCTACTTGTTCGAGCGCAAGCTAGACAATGCCAAGCCCTGTGGCGGTGCAATTCCCCTGTGCATGGTCAGTGAGTTTGACCTGCCTCAGGATATAATCGATCGCCAAGTGCGGAAGATGAAAATGATTTCACCCTCTAATCGTGAGGTTGATATCAATTTAGTAAAACAAGAAGAATATATAGGAATGTGCCGTCGCGAGGTGCTGGATGGTTATCTGCGGAATCGTGCGGCAAAGCTAGGCGCAAATTTAATAAATGCGACTGTTCATAAACTAGATATACCTAGAAACAACACCGACCCCTATACTATCCATTATGTAGACCATACAGAAGGTGGGGCCCAAGGCATTGCCAACACCCTCAAAGTTGATTTAATCATTGGGGCGGATGGGGCAAACTCCCGTATTGCCAAAGAGATAGATGCTGGGGATTACAATTATGCGATCGCTTTCCAAGAGCGCATTCGCCTGCCCCAGGAGCAAATGACCTATTATAATGACCTAGCCGAAATGTACGTCGGTGACGACGTTTCTACCGACTTCTACGCTTGGGTTTTCCCCAAATACGACCATGTAGCTGTCGGTACTGGCACAATGCACGTTAACAAAGCCAGCATCAAACAACTGCAAGCTGGTATCCGCGCCCGTGCTGCCCGTAAACTGATAGGCGGTCAAATCATTAAAGTAGAAGCACATCCCATCCCGGAACACCCCCGTCCCCGTCGCGTCGTCGGTCGTGTCGCCTTGGTCGGAGATGCAGCAGGTTATGTTACCAAATCCTCTGGAGAAGGTATTTACTTTGCTGCTAAATCTGGACGCATGTGTGCTGAAACCATTGTAGAAGTGTCCAACGGCGGTACTCGCATCCCCACGGAAGCTGACCTTAAGGTTTACTTAAAGCGTTGGGATAAGAAATACGGACTCACCTACAAAGTATTAGACCTCCTGCAAACCGTATTTTATCGTTCTGATGCCACCCGCGAGGCATTTGTGGAAATGTGTGCTGACCTCGATGTGCAAAAGCTAACTTTTGATAGCTATCTGTACAAAACCGTTGTGCCGGCTAATCCCATTACCCAACTCAAAATTACTGCCAAGACCATTGGTAGCTTAATTCGCGGTAATGCCCTGGCCCCCTAA
- a CDS encoding HhoA/HhoB/HtrA family serine endopeptidase, protein MRISSSLFTFFSFFSTARWYKHSRNQKIAYLLLPCVGIIVGLSSCSRNLSRQVPSPAVPSPTSTLNNRPLTPTADDNNFVVAVVEKVEPAVVQINTSRTVKTPVPQLPDVLNDPFFRRFFGEALPTQPEERVVRGLGSGFVIDPNGRILTNAHVVNNADTVTVSFSDGRTFEGQVLGTDPVSDVAVVQIPGNNLPTVEIANPESVRPGQWAIAIGNPLGLQQTVTVGVISAIDRSLNLSTRPSSYIQTDAAINPGNSGGPLLNARGQVIGVNTAIIQGAEGIGFAIPIDTAKRIAQNLITEGKVEYPYLGIEMLSITPEIKQRINNYPNSNLRIEVDQGLLIVRVISGSPAARSGLRVGDVIQEINNQPVTTTDQLLQILDQNGVGSNLQIKVLRNGQTLQFTVRPEPLPSQTNTNPNNS, encoded by the coding sequence ATGAGAATTTCTAGTTCTCTTTTCACCTTTTTCTCGTTTTTCTCGACTGCAAGATGGTACAAGCATTCGAGAAATCAAAAAATAGCTTATTTACTATTACCTTGTGTAGGGATAATAGTAGGTTTGAGTAGCTGCTCGAGAAATTTATCTAGACAGGTTCCTTCGCCTGCTGTTCCTTCTCCAACTTCAACTCTCAACAATCGCCCCCTGACGCCAACTGCGGATGACAATAACTTTGTGGTTGCAGTTGTCGAAAAAGTAGAACCAGCAGTGGTTCAAATTAACACTTCCCGAACTGTCAAAACTCCAGTACCACAATTACCAGATGTACTTAATGATCCATTCTTTCGGCGATTTTTTGGTGAAGCTTTACCAACACAACCCGAAGAACGAGTTGTACGTGGTCTTGGTTCTGGTTTTGTCATCGATCCTAATGGGCGCATTCTCACTAACGCTCACGTTGTTAATAATGCAGATACGGTAACAGTATCTTTCTCTGATGGTCGTACTTTTGAGGGTCAAGTATTAGGAACAGACCCTGTAAGTGATGTTGCAGTTGTACAAATTCCAGGAAATAATTTACCAACAGTAGAAATTGCCAATCCTGAATCAGTACGACCGGGACAATGGGCAATTGCGATCGGTAATCCCTTGGGTTTGCAACAAACAGTAACAGTCGGCGTTATTAGTGCCATAGATCGTTCCTTAAATCTTTCCACCAGACCCTCTAGCTATATTCAAACCGATGCTGCAATTAATCCTGGAAACTCTGGTGGTCCACTGCTAAATGCTCGTGGTCAAGTGATAGGCGTCAACACAGCAATTATTCAGGGTGCTGAAGGTATCGGCTTTGCTATTCCTATCGACACGGCTAAAAGAATCGCCCAAAACCTGATTACTGAGGGAAAAGTTGAATACCCATACTTAGGTATTGAGATGCTGTCCATCACACCTGAAATTAAGCAAAGAATTAATAATTATCCTAATAGTAACCTTCGTATTGAAGTAGACCAAGGACTTCTTATTGTCCGTGTAATTTCTGGTTCTCCAGCTGCTAGATCCGGGCTACGTGTAGGAGATGTTATTCAAGAAATTAATAATCAACCAGTTACTACTACTGACCAACTTCTCCAGATTCTTGATCAAAATGGGGTAGGTAGCAACTTGCAAATTAAAGTGCTACGTAACGGGCAGACTTTGCAATTTACAGTACGACCTGAACCACTTCCATCTCAAACTAATACTAATCCCAACAACTCGTAG
- a CDS encoding alpha-amylase family protein, which yields MRNWWYKNAIFYSLDVETFIDSDGDGIGDFQGLTSRLDYLSALGITCLWLLPFYPSPNRDNGYDVMDYYNIDPRLGTLGDFVEFMHQARERGIRVMIDLVVNHTSNLHPWFQAARSDKNSKYYHYYVWVENPPATQPEQISFPGEQESIWEYDEKAGAYYLHHFYKEQPDLNIANPEVQEEIRKIMGFWLQLGVSGFRIDAAPFLINPLGIPESPNLESFLREMREFLMSRRGDAVLLAEANVPPEKIPVYFGNGDRCQMLFNFLLNQHIFLALARKDSQALREGLKILPDIPQIGQWLNFVRHHDELTLDGLSKSEQEEIFQAFAPEKNMQIFGHGIRRRLPPMLGGDRRRIELAYSLLFSLPGTPLLRYGEEIGMGDDLSLPGRNSVRTVMQWSNAHNGGFSTASPQLRRMHLLNL from the coding sequence ATGAGAAACTGGTGGTATAAAAATGCGATTTTTTACTCCTTGGATGTAGAGACATTCATAGACTCAGATGGTGATGGAATTGGTGATTTTCAAGGACTGACCAGCCGTCTAGATTATCTTTCTGCATTGGGGATTACTTGTTTGTGGCTGCTACCTTTTTATCCTTCACCTAATCGGGACAACGGCTACGATGTTATGGATTATTACAACATAGACCCCCGGCTAGGAACTTTGGGGGATTTTGTTGAGTTTATGCATCAAGCCAGGGAACGTGGTATTCGGGTAATGATTGATTTGGTAGTAAATCACACCTCTAATTTACATCCTTGGTTTCAAGCGGCACGTTCTGACAAAAACTCCAAGTACTATCACTACTACGTTTGGGTAGAAAATCCACCCGCAACGCAACCAGAACAGATTAGCTTTCCTGGTGAGCAGGAAAGTATTTGGGAGTACGACGAAAAAGCAGGAGCATACTATCTGCATCATTTCTACAAAGAACAGCCAGATTTAAACATTGCTAACCCAGAAGTACAGGAAGAAATAAGGAAAATCATGGGCTTTTGGTTGCAACTGGGTGTGTCTGGCTTTCGCATTGACGCTGCTCCATTTTTAATTAACCCACTGGGAATTCCAGAGAGTCCAAATTTGGAGAGTTTCCTTAGAGAAATGCGAGAGTTTCTCATGTCCCGTCGGGGTGATGCAGTGCTATTAGCAGAAGCAAACGTCCCACCAGAAAAAATACCTGTTTACTTTGGCAATGGTGATAGATGCCAAATGCTGTTTAACTTCCTGTTGAATCAACATATATTTTTGGCTTTAGCACGCAAAGATTCGCAAGCATTGCGTGAAGGGTTGAAAATACTACCTGATATTCCTCAAATTGGGCAATGGCTTAACTTTGTTCGCCACCATGACGAGTTAACACTTGACGGTCTGAGTAAATCTGAACAGGAAGAAATCTTCCAAGCTTTTGCTCCCGAAAAGAATATGCAAATCTTTGGGCATGGTATTCGCCGTCGCCTACCACCAATGTTAGGAGGTGATCGGCGTCGGATCGAACTTGCTTACAGTCTGTTATTTAGTCTACCTGGTACGCCACTGTTACGTTATGGGGAAGAGATTGGTATGGGTGATGATCTGTCGCTTCCGGGTCGAAACAGCGTTCGTACAGTGATGCAATGGTCGAATGCACATAATGGGGGTTTCTCCACAGCTTCGCCACAGCTTCGCCGGATGCACTTGCTCAACCTGTGA
- the pstA gene encoding phosphate ABC transporter permease PstA, with product MKLPTIIVWTTAALVTSIFLWILGDILWHGVGHLSWEFLTTEPENAGREGGIAPILVSTFLIMAICMAVSIPIGVGTAVLLAEFTPIDNWFGGLVRRSLDVLAGVPSIVFGLFGNVFFCKVLGLGFSILSGGLTLACMVLPILIRSTEEGFRAVPNEYRLGAAALGFSRTTTLFQLLLPAAVPGLVVGLVLGIGRAIAETAALIFTSGYVDRMPESLLDSGRALSIHIFDLSMNVSGGDANAYASALVLLLLLLLINGTAAWIAEVWLHRRIISL from the coding sequence ATGAAGCTACCAACAATCATCGTTTGGACAACTGCTGCTTTAGTTACTAGTATCTTCCTCTGGATACTTGGTGATATTCTCTGGCATGGTGTGGGACATTTATCCTGGGAATTTCTCACCACTGAACCAGAAAATGCTGGTAGGGAAGGGGGAATTGCTCCGATTCTAGTTTCCACTTTCCTGATTATGGCAATTTGTATGGCTGTTTCCATTCCTATTGGTGTTGGTACAGCTGTCCTGTTGGCAGAATTTACCCCCATAGATAATTGGTTTGGTGGATTAGTGCGGCGTAGTTTAGATGTTCTGGCTGGTGTTCCCTCAATTGTGTTTGGATTATTTGGCAATGTTTTCTTTTGCAAAGTTTTGGGATTGGGATTTTCGATTCTTTCGGGAGGATTGACCTTAGCGTGTATGGTACTGCCAATCTTGATTCGTTCCACAGAAGAAGGATTTCGCGCTGTTCCCAATGAGTATAGATTGGGAGCCGCAGCCCTGGGTTTTTCGCGCACAACAACTTTATTTCAATTATTGTTACCTGCTGCTGTTCCCGGTTTAGTCGTAGGTTTAGTGCTAGGTATTGGTCGAGCGATCGCGGAGACTGCGGCGTTAATTTTTACTAGTGGCTATGTTGATCGAATGCCAGAATCGCTGCTAGATTCGGGACGGGCGCTTTCGATTCATATTTTTGATTTATCAATGAATGTTTCTGGGGGAGATGCCAATGCTTACGCCTCAGCATTAGTTTTGCTGCTGTTACTACTGCTGATTAATGGTACAGCAGCATGGATTGCAGAAGTTTGGTTACACAGGAGAATTATTTCTCTATGA